In Acanthopagrus latus isolate v.2019 chromosome 6, fAcaLat1.1, whole genome shotgun sequence, the genomic window GCATATGTTTTATGGGGTAAGAGGGACAttcaagaaaacacactgtgttttaatgacAAATTTATTTCGTAAACTTGTGTTCAGAAATATCTTCACAGTTTCTCTTTCCAGTCAGTGTCAATGACCGGTCTGGTATAGTTCTACAGGTTCCcagagtgcgtgtgtgcgtgttttacCATGCATGCTGTGCTCCAGATGTCTGCAGGTGTACTGTATCCGGCTCCTGTCAGCACCTCAAGAGAACGATACTGCCGCGTCTGGATGTCgtctgtgaaatgtttgtgctgcaagaagaggagagagagcctGAATGCTGAGGCACACAGTAACAGTCCAGCTGGTGTTCACACAGTGCTGCTTTTTGAATTAGGTGACATTTGAGTAACAGGTACATTTTACATTGGTCATTGAAATATAAAAGTGCTAACGTATGTTTGCACTCACCACCCAGCAGGCGTTGCCCAAGTCAGCAATCTTGACCTGCAGCTTGTCAGCATTAGCAGGCTCCAGGGGGTCTACTAACAAACTAGCTGATGCATCTGTAAGGAGAGGTAGAAGAATTACAAAGTGCAAGTAcataatattttgttaaaataataataatgaaacaaacaacaaacccGTCCGCCTATGGCCTTCATAATGATAGTGATGATTACGTATACTGTGAAGCTgggatattttctgagatgtaACAGTTGGGTGGAGGCTGTTATTGATGTTACGGGATAGTCTGTCAATACAATACACTCTTGCTactcaaacatttttctttctttatggcTAAAGAATGCGTACAAAACACATTCCATGTCTGCGTCTGCCATCCAATCACAGTGGGTGTAATAATATTCCAAATAGGAGAATCTTGATGTTTTCTGCGAGCCGGTAAAAGACAAACTGCATATATTGGAAATCAAATACTACCAATCCCTAAATCTAACTTACCAATACTgccgtcttcttcctcttttttggTCTCCCTGCGAGtgtccatcttctcctccttgTCTCCCTCCTTCAGCTCCACAGTGACAGAGTCTGGGCTGACAGAGGCAGGAAATTGCTGTGGGTCCTCGGGTGAACCGTTACAGGTCTGTTGCTCTTCTTTGTTACCTAACGAGTCCTCAGCCTCCGAGTTACTTTCTGGTCGATTTGCGTTCAGTtggtcctcctgctcctccgtCGACAGCTTGGTCCCTTGTacctcctggctgctctcgcTCTCCGGTGTGGAGGCGTGTCCGTTGCAGTTCACCTCCATCCTGTTGTCGTCCTCGGCTGcatcctctctgtgttcatcttcctctgccgtctgctgcagctgctcatcaggagtcGAGTCTGTGGGAAGAGTGTGGATGAGTCAACTCTCAGCACAAACCAGTGGATAGCACCCGTTCTaattttcaaaacaataaaaacatctctAAAACTAGCTTGACTGGTCACCCACCTGTCATTGCATGGCTGGCAATGTCCTGCAGCGTGGCAGACGAGGAGAGGGTGGCTGAGGACGTTGCATCTTCGGTGGTCTCTGTTGTCGTTGtctcctcatcatcctcttcttctgctcctccttcagGTGTCGTCCCTCCCTCCATGTCCTGAATCCTCTTCTCCAGTAGCTCTGCCTGCTTCTTttgcttcttcttcatcttcttctttttgttctttgacattttggccATCTTgggaaatggagagaaaaaaaagaaaaagaaaaatgtgttctgaCTCAACTCAAAATGTGCTTGGCCTCAGATCATTAGAAgtggttaaataaataaacataactTACTGGTTTGGAAACTGGGGCTGTACTCACTGTAGAAGACAGGAAATATCAGAGGATTACATTCGTCAACAACATATGTGGTATATCCTTCGCCTTTTTATAATTAGTATTCTGTTCGGGTGGCTGAGTTGATTCACACCAAGCTGTACTAATAGTCTGTGTCTGGAGCGGCACTCAGCTCAGTGGGAGTCACACACTCCTCTGAGCATGCTGGTAATTTCCATAACCAATCCAGCAGTGACTCATACTGTCATTCAGCTAAGAGCTCCTCTTTTATTAGAATCCTCTGCATGATTCAAAGTCAAATCCCattagtttttcagaatgtacACAGAGAGAAGGATTTTTGGAAGAGCTGGAGAATCTGCATATTTGCAACTGATCAAATGTAGTAGTTTTAACACATCTGTCCAAATAATTGAAGACAAAAGCTTGCATTAATGTTGTGAACTACTAAATAAGTACTGCGTCAGTCAAACACTGAAAAGCGCTTGACCTGTAAACCTCTTTATTGTCAGCAAAATGCCGatcaaactgcaaaaaagaTGCTTAGCAGAGTGCTGAGGGAAACAAAGTTTATGACCTGCAGAACCAGAAGGAGGTGCAGCGCCAGTCTTCTGCCACTGCGTAGCttcagcagccattttcttGATGTAGGGCTCATTGACAGTCAGCAGGATGTTCTCTGGTTTGATGTCTGTGTGGATGATCTTGCACTTGGTGTGGAGGTAGTCTAGACCCTGCAGAACCTGCAGTGCAGAGAAGTCAATATGTGCCCCGCTGGGAACAGTAAAATGCATGACTCTCCAACAATCTCACAACTGAGCCACGATAAACCAAAACACTTCTGATGCATCTCCTGCTTTTTATTAAAGCGGGTCAAAGAGTAACTCCACtccaattttacacataaaattgtgtttacaggtcttaaCTTGTTCTACCTCACACATGTAAAAGCAGCATCAAGTATTTTCTGTCTCCAGAGGAAGTTACACATAATCTcaaaactgcctccagtgatgtcactcagtggccaccTTGCCCTGTTGGTAATGTAGACGGCCAAATTTTGGAGGATGGAGGAACTTGTACATTCTTTGTATGgtcacctacattacccacaatgcaatttagccactgagtgacatcactggaggcaaccacaaaaggctttatactacttttcgCACATATGAGAGAGTGATTCtacaagacctgtaaacacattttaacacataaaATTGCTGGAATTAACTTTCAACTTTGACATCCCACTCAAACCAAAACACGATAATGAgtgatattttgattttgtattaGCTGTACATTACCTGTCGTATGATGCTTTTAACACAGGGCAGGGGGAGGCCTTGATAGTTAGACTTGATGATCCACTTCAGCAGGTGATAACCCAGCACCTCGAAAACCATGCACACATCTAAAGAAATACAAGGTCAAGGTAATACAGCACAGCATCTACAATGACTTCGAGTTTGCTCAATGCACAGCAGACCTAAGCCAGGAAATGGATTATGTACACgcataaaaacattatttttctttattaataGTCAATCATCTTTATGTTTTGCAGGGCAGCTGCATCAAAAAGTACAAGAACTTGCAGTTGATTTTCTGCCAGCCGAGTTTGACTgcctgaaactgaaaacagtcTTTCAGTAGACTCCACAAAGTTAACTTCATTTTCCAGAGGATGTCTGGGCACATTGCCTGAACACACAGCTGTAGACTGTTGGCGTGGGAGAGACTGCGAATCCTGGGGGTGTAATAAGATTGCTGGACAATTTGGACTGCCAAATGACGGCACTAATTGTAATTtgtcactgctgtttgcattCAAACTCTTGTCTTTTTGGTAGAAGTCGAAGTAGGAGTAATGTGGCCTTCGAGCACATAACAAGGATGAACTCAATTAATTTCCAGCTTGACAGGGCGCAGTCTTGTCCTTGAGTGTTTGACACTTGAGTAGTTATTTTGCCCAGAATGAGAGTAATCAGTATGTCAGATCCATTGCACAGCAACagtcaggaggagaaaatggaaggGCACTGAGCTTTTCAGTTGCAGTTGTAGCAATGTTAACTTCCTTTAAAGACAATGTAAATCATCAGCTGCACAGTCCGAGGATTTGTCTGTATGCTATGCGCCGTTTTAAAGGCACTCAAGTTAGGCTGttaaaagtatgtttttgttgttcaggTATACATGAATTTTCTTCTCAAGAAAAAGTTTCTTTCCCAACAGAGGATACGAGTCCCATTCATGCCGGAGATTTTGAAGTCATCTAGAAGCTgcaccactctctctctgttgggGTCACTTGGATCTGTGTTTCTCACCTGGAAAATAAACGCACACAAACGAGGTTGTGACAGGTGCAGGCACTGGAATAACTGGAGTATGAGCCAGTGAGAAAATATCTTCAAGTGATGACCGGCTGACTTACCGATTTGAGCAGC contains:
- the srpk1b gene encoding SRSF protein kinase 1b isoform X2: MQARKKRTRPRKPGKKPEPHGRGGGSQPGQADSPLPEQDEEILGSDDDEQEDPNDYCRGGYHHVKIGDLFNGRYHVIRKLGWGHFSTVWLAWDIQEKRFVAMKVVKSAEHYTETALDEIKLLKSVRNTDPSDPNRERVVQLLDDFKISGMNGTHVCMVFEVLGYHLLKWIIKSNYQGLPLPCVKSIIRQVLQGLDYLHTKCKIIHTDIKPENILLTVNEPYIKKMAAEATQWQKTGAAPPSGSAVSTAPVSKPMAKMSKNKKKKMKKKQKKQAELLEKRIQDMEGGTTPEGGAEEEDDEETTTTETTEDATSSATLSSSATLQDIASHAMTDSTPDEQLQQTAEEDEHREDAAEDDNRMEVNCNGHASTPESESSQEVQGTKLSTEEQEDQLNANRPESNSEAEDSLGNKEEQQTCNGSPEDPQQFPASVSPDSVTVELKEGDKEEKMDTRRETKKEEEDGSIDASASLLVDPLEPANADKLQVKIADLGNACWVHKHFTDDIQTRQYRSLEVLTGAGYSTPADIWSTACMAFELATGDYLFEPHSGEDYSRDEDHIALIIELLGKVPRKLILAGKYSKEFFTKKGDLRHITRLKPWGLLDVLVEKYEWSKDEAHTFSSFLLPMLDLVPERRATAAQCLSHPWLTS
- the srpk1b gene encoding SRSF protein kinase 1b isoform X3, giving the protein MGIRASCRPEPHGRGGGSQPGQADSPLPEQDEEILGSDDDEQEDPNDYCRGGYHHVKIGDLFNGRYHVIRKLGWGHFSTVWLAWDIQEKRFVAMKVVKSAEHYTETALDEIKLLKSVRNTDPSDPNRERVVQLLDDFKISGMNGTHVCMVFEVLGYHLLKWIIKSNYQGLPLPCVKSIIRQVLQGLDYLHTKCKIIHTDIKPENILLTVNEPYIKKMAAEATQWQKTGAAPPSGSAVSTAPVSKPMAKMSKNKKKKMKKKQKKQAELLEKRIQDMEGGTTPEGGAEEEDDEETTTTETTEDATSSATLSSSATLQDIASHAMTDSTPDEQLQQTAEEDEHREDAAEDDNRMEVNCNGHASTPESESSQEVQGTKLSTEEQEDQLNANRPESNSEAEDSLGNKEEQQTCNGSPEDPQQFPASVSPDSVTVELKEGDKEEKMDTRRETKKEEEDGSIDASASLLVDPLEPANADKLQVKIADLGNACWVHKHFTDDIQTRQYRSLEVLTGAGYSTPADIWSTACMAFELATGDYLFEPHSGEDYSRDEDHIALIIELLGKVPRKLILAGKYSKEFFTKKGDLRHITRLKPWGLLDVLVEKYEWSKDEAHTFSSFLLPMLDLVPERRATAAQCLSHPWLTS
- the srpk1b gene encoding SRSF protein kinase 1b isoform X1, whose amino-acid sequence is MERKVLAMQARKKRTRPRKPGKKPEPHGRGGGSQPGQADSPLPEQDEEILGSDDDEQEDPNDYCRGGYHHVKIGDLFNGRYHVIRKLGWGHFSTVWLAWDIQEKRFVAMKVVKSAEHYTETALDEIKLLKSVRNTDPSDPNRERVVQLLDDFKISGMNGTHVCMVFEVLGYHLLKWIIKSNYQGLPLPCVKSIIRQVLQGLDYLHTKCKIIHTDIKPENILLTVNEPYIKKMAAEATQWQKTGAAPPSGSAVSTAPVSKPMAKMSKNKKKKMKKKQKKQAELLEKRIQDMEGGTTPEGGAEEEDDEETTTTETTEDATSSATLSSSATLQDIASHAMTDSTPDEQLQQTAEEDEHREDAAEDDNRMEVNCNGHASTPESESSQEVQGTKLSTEEQEDQLNANRPESNSEAEDSLGNKEEQQTCNGSPEDPQQFPASVSPDSVTVELKEGDKEEKMDTRRETKKEEEDGSIDASASLLVDPLEPANADKLQVKIADLGNACWVHKHFTDDIQTRQYRSLEVLTGAGYSTPADIWSTACMAFELATGDYLFEPHSGEDYSRDEDHIALIIELLGKVPRKLILAGKYSKEFFTKKGDLRHITRLKPWGLLDVLVEKYEWSKDEAHTFSSFLLPMLDLVPERRATAAQCLSHPWLTS